Proteins from a genomic interval of Streptomyces sp. NBC_01445:
- a CDS encoding CaiB/BaiF CoA transferase family protein: MSTAPTAATSTPSTSPSAGPLAGIRVVELGGIGPGPFAGMLLADQGAEVIRVDRPAEAGTASKHPILHRGRRSVALDLKDPAGVEAVLAVVDSADALIEGFRPGVAERLGLGPEACLARNPQLVYGRMTGWGQDGPLAQAPGHDINYIAVAGALGALGAADENPPVPLNLFGDMGGGGMLLALGITTALVSAARTGKGQVVDAAMTDGTAVQLSLIHGLLAVDRWEDARGVNLFDGGAPFYRTYRTSDGGFMAVGSVEPQFYAVLRDVLGLGDDPLFAEQHNRAAWPAMGERLTEIFAGRTREEWTKVFDGTQSCVTPVYGLTEAATHPHNVARGTYYTDNGLLQPAPAPRFQGTPAATPSPAPMVGAHTREVLEEVGLDVPAIDALAPKG, encoded by the coding sequence GTGAGCACTGCACCCACCGCCGCCACTTCCACCCCCTCCACCTCACCCTCCGCAGGACCGCTGGCCGGCATCCGCGTCGTCGAGCTCGGCGGCATCGGCCCGGGGCCCTTCGCCGGCATGCTCCTCGCCGACCAGGGCGCCGAAGTCATCCGCGTCGACCGCCCCGCCGAAGCCGGAACCGCCTCCAAGCACCCGATCCTGCACCGGGGCCGCCGCTCGGTCGCCCTCGACCTCAAGGACCCGGCGGGCGTCGAGGCCGTCCTCGCCGTCGTCGACAGCGCCGACGCGCTCATCGAAGGCTTCCGCCCCGGTGTCGCCGAACGCCTGGGCCTCGGCCCGGAGGCGTGCCTGGCCCGTAATCCCCAACTGGTCTACGGCCGGATGACCGGCTGGGGTCAGGACGGGCCGCTGGCCCAGGCTCCCGGTCACGACATCAACTACATCGCCGTGGCAGGTGCGTTGGGCGCGCTCGGCGCCGCCGACGAGAACCCGCCCGTCCCGCTGAATCTCTTCGGCGACATGGGCGGAGGCGGCATGCTGCTCGCGCTGGGCATCACCACCGCCCTGGTCAGCGCGGCCCGCACCGGCAAGGGCCAGGTCGTCGACGCCGCCATGACCGACGGCACCGCCGTACAACTCTCCCTCATCCACGGTCTGTTGGCAGTCGACCGGTGGGAGGACGCGCGTGGCGTCAACCTCTTCGACGGGGGCGCCCCCTTCTACCGCACCTACCGCACCTCCGACGGCGGCTTCATGGCTGTCGGCAGCGTCGAGCCGCAGTTCTACGCGGTGCTCCGTGACGTCCTGGGCCTCGGCGACGACCCGCTGTTCGCCGAGCAGCACAACCGGGCGGCCTGGCCTGCGATGGGGGAGCGGCTCACCGAGATCTTCGCAGGGCGCACCCGCGAGGAGTGGACCAAGGTCTTCGACGGCACACAGTCCTGCGTCACGCCGGTGTACGGGCTGACCGAGGCCGCCACACATCCGCACAACGTGGCCCGCGGCACGTACTACACCGACAACGGTCTGCTCCAGCCGGCGCCCGCCCCTCGTTTTCAAGGGACTCCGGCCGCGACCCCCAGCCCCGCGCCGATGGTCGGCGCGCACACCCGCGAGGTCCTGGAAGAGGTCGGCCTGGACGTGCCCGCGATCGACGCTCTCGCTCCGAAGGGCTGA
- a CDS encoding acyl-CoA dehydrogenase family protein codes for MKRTVYNEDHEAFRSVVRDFIAKEVSPRYEEWERDNRVPRELFHQLGELGVMGFGIPEEYGGPGETSYKYQTVITEECARAAVSFGHYTVTTGIVLPYLLNIADEEQKERWLPGIASGAITLCIAMTEPGTGSDLAGIRTRAELSDDGTHYVLNGAKTFITGALNSELCVVVARTSPPTAEDRRFGLTLLVVPTDSEGFAYGRKLDKIGLRASDTSELSFTDVKVPVENVLGEVGKGFSYLGNNLARERLSIGVGGVATASAAIQFAKAYVQERQVFGKPVAAFQNTKFVLAECAAEVEAAQAMVDKGIELDDRHELSPADAAKIKLFCTEVAARVIDKCLQLHGGYGYMLKYPIARLYADTRVSRIYGGTSEVMKTIIAKDLGL; via the coding sequence ATGAAGCGCACTGTCTACAACGAGGACCACGAGGCGTTCCGGTCCGTCGTCCGGGACTTCATCGCCAAGGAGGTGTCCCCGCGCTACGAGGAGTGGGAGAGGGACAACCGCGTCCCGCGTGAACTCTTCCACCAGCTCGGCGAGTTGGGCGTCATGGGCTTCGGCATCCCCGAGGAGTACGGCGGCCCGGGCGAGACCAGCTACAAGTACCAGACGGTGATCACCGAGGAGTGTGCGCGAGCCGCGGTCTCCTTCGGGCACTACACCGTCACCACCGGCATCGTCCTGCCGTACCTGCTCAACATCGCCGACGAGGAGCAGAAGGAGCGCTGGCTGCCGGGCATCGCCAGTGGCGCGATCACCCTGTGCATCGCGATGACCGAGCCCGGCACCGGCTCCGACCTCGCGGGCATCCGGACGCGGGCCGAGCTGTCCGACGACGGCACCCACTACGTCCTCAACGGCGCGAAGACCTTCATCACCGGTGCCCTCAACTCCGAGTTGTGCGTCGTCGTGGCCCGCACCTCCCCGCCCACGGCCGAGGACCGCCGCTTCGGCCTGACACTGCTCGTCGTCCCGACGGACAGCGAGGGCTTCGCGTACGGCCGCAAGCTGGACAAGATCGGCCTGCGTGCCTCCGACACCTCCGAACTGTCCTTCACGGACGTCAAGGTGCCGGTGGAGAACGTCCTCGGCGAGGTCGGCAAGGGCTTCTCCTACCTGGGCAACAACCTCGCTCGCGAGCGCCTCTCCATCGGCGTCGGCGGTGTCGCCACCGCGAGCGCCGCGATCCAGTTCGCCAAGGCGTACGTCCAGGAGCGCCAGGTCTTCGGCAAGCCGGTCGCCGCCTTCCAGAACACCAAGTTCGTCCTCGCCGAGTGCGCCGCCGAGGTCGAGGCCGCCCAGGCCATGGTCGACAAGGGCATCGAACTCGACGACCGGCACGAGCTGTCGCCCGCCGACGCCGCCAAGATCAAGCTGTTCTGCACCGAGGTCGCCGCGCGCGTCATCGACAAGTGCCTGCAGCTGCACGGCGGTTACGGCTACATGCTCAAATACCCCATCGCCCGTCTGTACGCCGACACCCGTGTCTCCCGCATCTACGGCGGCACCAGCGAGGTCATGAAGACGATCATCGCGAAGGACCTGGGTCTGTAG
- a CDS encoding potassium channel family protein, which produces MIVCGGDALAERLAAELRAVYGERVTVVVPSVRVTRQGAGPAGRARAAALLSRMQAVMSRTVSTVAGDGVPPPRVMEAPELDEEALAEAGVADAAALALVHGDDETNIRAALAARRLNPQLRLVIRLYNRKLGQHLEHLLDQAAALSAPGVDPEALDTTTTVLSDADTAAPALAATAVAGTSKVVQADGLLLRAVERTPPGRGEVADPGLCTLALLSATANDPAGAEGSDVGGEEGPLLLPDERTVAAATGRGTVVLEAVSPTVATPNGRASSRRMPLGSLFSRRLRWSLAGLVTSVLGLAVASWATTGDHPLHAGYLTLLDLFAIDDPAIGEPLARQLLQLLTGLAGLLLLPVLLAAVLEALGTFRTASALRRPPRGLSGHVVLLGLGKIGTRVLARLRELGIPVVCVEEDPEARGVALARRLRVPTVIGDVTQEGVLEAAKVHRAHALLALTSSDITNLEAALHARSVKPDLRVALRLFDDRFATAVYRTLRSAHPRALTRSRSVSTLAAPAFAGAMMGRQILGAIPVERSVLLFAALEVAGHPLLDGRTVADSFRAGAWRVIALDATAPSERRPDLAASPADDDPDRPTGLVWDLHPGYVLRTEDRVVLAATRQGLAELLRHGPLARTRAGDP; this is translated from the coding sequence ATGATCGTGTGCGGTGGTGACGCGCTCGCCGAGCGGCTCGCCGCCGAACTGCGCGCCGTGTACGGCGAGCGGGTCACAGTCGTGGTGCCCTCCGTACGCGTCACCAGGCAGGGCGCCGGTCCGGCCGGGCGGGCGCGGGCGGCCGCCCTGCTCTCGCGGATGCAGGCGGTCATGAGCCGTACCGTGTCCACCGTGGCCGGCGACGGCGTTCCGCCGCCGCGGGTCATGGAGGCGCCGGAACTCGACGAGGAAGCGCTGGCCGAGGCCGGTGTGGCCGACGCCGCCGCGCTGGCCCTCGTACACGGCGACGACGAGACCAACATCCGGGCCGCCCTGGCCGCCCGCCGCCTCAACCCCCAACTGCGCCTGGTCATCCGGCTCTACAACCGCAAGCTCGGCCAGCACCTGGAACACCTCCTCGACCAGGCCGCCGCGCTCTCCGCCCCCGGCGTCGACCCCGAGGCACTGGACACCACGACGACCGTGCTGTCCGACGCCGACACCGCCGCACCGGCGCTCGCGGCCACCGCCGTCGCCGGAACCAGCAAGGTCGTCCAGGCCGACGGGCTCCTGCTGCGCGCCGTGGAGCGCACCCCGCCGGGCCGGGGCGAGGTCGCCGACCCCGGCCTGTGCACCCTCGCCCTGCTGTCCGCGACCGCCAACGACCCGGCGGGCGCCGAGGGTTCGGACGTGGGCGGCGAGGAAGGCCCGCTGCTGCTGCCCGACGAACGCACGGTCGCCGCCGCGACCGGGCGTGGCACGGTGGTCCTGGAGGCCGTCTCCCCCACGGTCGCCACTCCCAACGGCCGTGCGAGCAGCCGCCGCATGCCGCTCGGCTCGCTGTTCTCGCGCCGGCTGCGCTGGTCCCTCGCCGGTCTCGTCACGAGCGTCCTCGGCCTCGCCGTCGCCTCCTGGGCCACCACCGGCGACCACCCGCTGCACGCCGGATACCTCACGCTCCTCGACCTGTTCGCCATCGACGACCCGGCCATCGGGGAGCCGCTCGCCCGTCAGCTCCTCCAACTCCTCACGGGGCTGGCCGGACTGCTCCTGCTGCCCGTGCTCCTCGCGGCAGTCCTCGAAGCGCTCGGCACCTTCCGTACGGCATCGGCCCTGCGCCGTCCGCCGCGCGGCCTGTCCGGTCACGTCGTGCTCCTCGGCCTCGGCAAGATCGGCACCCGCGTCCTGGCCCGCCTGCGTGAACTCGGCATCCCCGTCGTCTGCGTGGAGGAGGACCCCGAGGCGCGCGGCGTCGCCCTCGCCCGCCGCCTGCGCGTACCGACCGTCATCGGCGACGTCACCCAGGAAGGAGTCCTGGAGGCCGCCAAGGTGCACCGCGCCCACGCCCTGCTCGCCCTCACCAGCAGTGACATCACCAACCTCGAGGCCGCGCTGCACGCGCGGTCGGTCAAGCCCGATCTGCGGGTGGCGCTGCGCCTGTTCGACGACCGCTTCGCGACCGCCGTCTACCGCACGCTCCGCTCCGCGCATCCCCGGGCCCTGACCCGCAGCCGGAGCGTCTCCACGCTCGCCGCACCCGCGTTCGCGGGCGCCATGATGGGCCGCCAGATCCTCGGCGCCATCCCCGTCGAGCGCAGCGTGCTGCTCTTCGCCGCCCTCGAAGTGGCGGGACATCCGCTGCTCGACGGCCGGACCGTCGCCGACTCGTTCCGGGCCGGTGCCTGGCGGGTGATCGCGCTCGACGCGACGGCGCCGAGCGAGCGGCGCCCCGACCTGGCCGCGTCCCCCGCCGACGACGACCCCGACCGCCCCACGGGTCTCGTGTGGGACCTTCACCCCGGGTATGTGCTGCGTACCGAGGACCGCGTGGTGCTCGCCGCGACGCGCCAGGGCCTGGCCGAACTCCTGCGGCACGGCCCCCTGGCCCGTACTCGTGCAGGCGACCCCTAG
- a CDS encoding MFS transporter, with the protein MPSATASGARVPAVRRRAWFVLALLVCLMLVNFADKVVVGLSGVGMKRELGLDSSQFGVIQSSFFWLFAVGSVLGGWLGGRVRARWLLAGIAALWVLSLVPMAAQVGFTTIVACRVLLSFAEGPTVALAMQVAHSWFPAHRRTVPSSIVIAGAGAGPLIAAPVLTWVIETYSWHAAFGVLAAFGAVFAVLWLLGGGSGPEGARAGDHHVAATALPEHVPLRRLFSTGTLIGMALLFFVAYANTSVGVSWLPLYLRDGLGYDATTAGKLVVLPFLGAAVAVILVGVLSSALTRRGVGNRVARGILPAAMVLASGVCTVAFSSLDRGVPQMTLLVIGACLNSAGYGVAFAGLADVAPTGQRSTVFGIVTGIYSLGGVVAPLVIGRLVDAGTSAAAGYGDGFLVLGFTMIIGAVAALLLVDPDRDAARLAAAS; encoded by the coding sequence TTGCCGTCTGCGACCGCCTCTGGGGCCCGTGTGCCCGCCGTGCGGCGCCGGGCGTGGTTCGTCCTCGCGCTGCTGGTCTGCCTGATGCTCGTCAACTTCGCCGACAAGGTCGTCGTGGGCCTGTCCGGCGTGGGCATGAAGAGGGAACTGGGCCTGGACAGCTCCCAGTTCGGCGTCATCCAGAGCAGCTTCTTCTGGCTCTTCGCCGTCGGTTCCGTGCTCGGCGGCTGGCTCGGGGGCAGGGTGCGGGCGCGCTGGCTCCTGGCCGGGATCGCCGCGCTGTGGGTGCTCAGCCTCGTGCCCATGGCCGCCCAGGTCGGCTTCACCACCATCGTCGCCTGCCGGGTACTGCTCAGCTTCGCGGAGGGGCCGACCGTCGCGCTGGCGATGCAGGTGGCGCACTCGTGGTTCCCCGCGCACCGGCGGACCGTGCCCAGCTCGATCGTCATCGCCGGCGCCGGGGCCGGCCCACTGATCGCGGCCCCTGTGCTGACCTGGGTCATCGAGACGTACTCCTGGCACGCGGCCTTCGGTGTCCTCGCGGCGTTCGGTGCGGTCTTCGCTGTGCTCTGGCTGCTCGGTGGTGGCTCCGGGCCCGAGGGCGCGCGGGCAGGCGATCACCACGTAGCGGCGACGGCGCTGCCCGAGCATGTGCCGCTGCGACGCCTGTTCTCCACGGGAACACTGATCGGTATGGCGCTCCTGTTCTTCGTCGCGTACGCCAACACCTCCGTCGGCGTCAGCTGGCTGCCGCTCTACCTGCGCGACGGTCTGGGCTACGACGCCACCACCGCGGGCAAGCTGGTCGTCCTCCCCTTCCTCGGTGCCGCCGTCGCCGTCATCCTCGTCGGGGTCCTCTCCAGCGCCCTGACCAGGAGAGGGGTCGGAAACCGTGTCGCCCGCGGGATTCTGCCTGCCGCCATGGTGCTCGCCTCCGGGGTGTGCACGGTGGCCTTCTCCTCGCTGGACCGTGGCGTTCCGCAGATGACGCTGCTCGTCATCGGTGCCTGTCTGAACTCCGCGGGATACGGCGTCGCCTTCGCCGGGCTCGCCGATGTCGCGCCGACCGGTCAGCGCAGCACCGTGTTCGGGATCGTCACCGGCATCTACAGCCTCGGTGGGGTCGTGGCCCCGCTGGTGATCGGCAGGCTGGTCGACGCCGGCACGTCCGCCGCGGCAGGTTACGGGGACGGCTTCCTGGTCCTCGGCTTCACGATGATCATCGGGGCCGTTGCCGCGCTCCTCCTCGTCGACCCCGACCGCGACGCGGCGCGCCTGGCGGCGGCGTCCTGA
- a CDS encoding purine-cytosine permease family protein, with product MSLPHASSSTRATGPRSVFDGRMPAAPGDLHVEARGIAPVPEAHRYGGAGRLFTVWFAPNLTMTGVFTGTVGIALGLDFATALAAVVIGTLVGAVPTAYLGTWGSATGAGQLPLARLAFGRAVAVPGVLQWLSSVAWDALIGLFGGDALARLCGWPFWVGVLVMMLAQGALGVLGYEAVHRLQKLMTFVLAAAFVVLAVKLLDGVHPVANGAAHGADQAGAFVLTSTIALSLSLSWAPYASDFSRYLPAATSRKRMFWFTLLGVTVSFVAVQALGLWGASVFTDQTARGVDELLGGGVLGSFGLLAVALAALCSNAMNDYSGSLALQTIGVRIPRPLAAALAAVLGFPLVLWMHAADTAARFQNVLLFVGYWIPGFVAVVAVDWFARARARGGAPVDLAAESARPQPWWPGLLAFVAAFAAAVPFMDSGLYVGPVAKALHGADLAYYVAFVAALVVYAPLRLRRPTADARTAPYEEARA from the coding sequence ATGTCGTTGCCCCATGCCTCAAGCAGCACCCGGGCCACCGGACCGCGCTCCGTCTTCGACGGGCGGATGCCCGCGGCGCCCGGTGACCTGCACGTCGAGGCGCGCGGAATCGCGCCGGTTCCCGAGGCCCACCGCTATGGCGGCGCCGGGCGCCTGTTCACCGTGTGGTTCGCCCCGAACCTGACCATGACGGGCGTCTTCACCGGCACCGTCGGCATCGCACTCGGCCTGGACTTCGCCACCGCACTGGCCGCCGTCGTCATCGGCACCCTCGTCGGCGCCGTGCCCACCGCGTATCTCGGTACGTGGGGCAGCGCGACCGGCGCGGGGCAGCTCCCGCTGGCGCGGCTCGCGTTCGGCCGGGCCGTCGCGGTGCCCGGCGTCCTGCAGTGGCTGTCGTCGGTCGCCTGGGACGCGCTGATCGGCCTGTTCGGCGGTGACGCGCTCGCCCGGCTGTGCGGCTGGCCGTTCTGGGTCGGCGTGCTCGTGATGATGCTGGCGCAGGGCGCGCTGGGCGTGCTCGGTTACGAGGCCGTCCACCGGCTCCAGAAGCTGATGACCTTCGTACTGGCCGCCGCCTTCGTGGTCCTCGCCGTCAAACTCCTCGACGGTGTCCATCCGGTCGCCAACGGGGCCGCGCACGGCGCCGACCAGGCCGGTGCGTTCGTCCTGACCAGCACGATCGCGCTCAGCCTGTCCCTGTCCTGGGCCCCCTACGCCAGCGACTTCAGTCGCTACCTTCCGGCGGCCACATCCCGTAAGCGCATGTTCTGGTTCACCCTCCTCGGCGTCACCGTTTCCTTCGTCGCCGTCCAGGCGCTCGGGTTGTGGGGCGCCTCCGTCTTCACCGACCAGACCGCGCGCGGCGTCGACGAGCTGCTCGGCGGCGGCGTTCTCGGCTCCTTCGGGCTCCTCGCCGTGGCGCTGGCGGCCCTGTGCAGCAACGCCATGAACGACTACAGCGGCTCGCTGGCCCTGCAGACCATCGGCGTCCGGATCCCGCGGCCGCTCGCGGCGGCGCTCGCCGCGGTGCTCGGCTTCCCGCTGGTGCTGTGGATGCACGCCGCCGACACCGCGGCCCGCTTCCAGAACGTGCTGCTGTTCGTCGGCTACTGGATCCCCGGCTTCGTCGCTGTCGTGGCCGTCGACTGGTTCGCGCGCGCCAGGGCCCGGGGCGGCGCGCCGGTCGACCTGGCCGCCGAGTCCGCCCGGCCGCAGCCCTGGTGGCCCGGGCTCCTCGCCTTCGTCGCCGCCTTCGCCGCGGCGGTCCCGTTCATGGACAGCGGCCTGTACGTGGGCCCGGTCGCAAAAGCCCTGCACGGCGCCGACCTCGCGTACTACGTGGCCTTCGTCGCCGCGCTCGTCGTGTATGCGCCCCTGAGGCTGCGCCGCCCGACCGCTGACGCCCGCACCGCACCGTACGAGGAGGCCCGCGCATGA
- a CDS encoding serine/threonine-protein kinase, whose product MHKAIGRGGMGEVWQATDEMLGRPVAVKLLLAQDADPSAAARFRMEAQTSASLSHPHVVGVYDFGSWEQRFYLVMELVEGGSLAHETAGGARLTPERVADIATGAAAGLAAAHRQGVVHRDIKPGNLLLTSDGTVKLGDFGIARFLDDPAAGLTTTGQIVGTGLYLAPERALGKNAGPPSDVYSLGCVLYQLLTGNPPFRADTATGLLYQHVDAAPVAPGRLGIQLPPSFENYLLGLLAKQPEDRPTAQEVTDWFRTGAWQGRPEPLPEPVPVAPAPAPVPHRHAAPEIRTTSTTYQLPSSGRASRRGAARRGGVMAAARRRPRTIGAIAAAALFVASLLIGMAWFAPDDSAATTPTGAPSPASAH is encoded by the coding sequence TTGCACAAGGCGATAGGCCGCGGCGGTATGGGTGAGGTGTGGCAGGCGACCGACGAGATGCTCGGCCGGCCCGTGGCCGTGAAGCTGCTCCTCGCGCAGGACGCGGACCCGTCCGCGGCGGCCAGGTTCCGCATGGAGGCCCAGACTTCGGCGTCGCTCAGCCACCCGCACGTGGTGGGTGTCTACGACTTCGGCTCCTGGGAGCAACGCTTCTACCTCGTCATGGAACTCGTCGAGGGCGGCAGTCTGGCCCACGAGACCGCGGGCGGCGCGCGGCTGACGCCGGAGCGCGTGGCCGACATCGCGACCGGCGCGGCCGCCGGTCTCGCGGCCGCCCACCGACAGGGCGTGGTGCACCGGGACATCAAGCCGGGCAATCTGCTGCTCACCTCCGACGGCACGGTCAAGCTGGGCGACTTCGGCATCGCCCGCTTCCTGGACGATCCCGCCGCCGGGCTCACCACCACCGGGCAGATCGTCGGCACCGGCCTGTATCTGGCGCCCGAGCGCGCCCTCGGCAAGAACGCGGGCCCGCCGTCCGACGTGTACTCGCTGGGCTGCGTGCTGTATCAACTCCTCACCGGAAACCCGCCGTTCCGCGCCGACACCGCGACCGGCCTGCTCTACCAGCACGTCGACGCCGCGCCCGTGGCCCCGGGGCGGCTCGGCATCCAGCTGCCCCCGTCGTTCGAGAACTATCTGCTCGGCCTGCTGGCCAAGCAGCCGGAGGACCGGCCGACGGCCCAGGAGGTCACGGACTGGTTCCGTACGGGTGCCTGGCAGGGCCGTCCCGAACCCCTCCCGGAGCCTGTGCCGGTGGCCCCCGCGCCTGCGCCCGTGCCGCACCGTCACGCCGCCCCGGAGATCCGGACCACTTCCACGACCTATCAGCTGCCGTCGTCCGGCCGGGCGTCACGCCGCGGGGCGGCCCGGCGCGGCGGCGTCATGGCGGCGGCAAGACGCAGACCGAGAACCATCGGGGCCATCGCCGCTGCCGCTCTCTTCGTCGCGTCCCTCCTGATCGGCATGGCGTGGTTCGCCCCCGACGACAGTGCCGCGACCACACCTACGGGCGCACCGTCGCCCGCGTCCGCGCACTGA
- the thiD gene encoding bifunctional hydroxymethylpyrimidine kinase/phosphomethylpyrimidine kinase, translating into MTVPASGGRVAPPRVLTVAGSDSGGGAGIQADLKTMLALGAHGMSVLTAVTAQNSLGVQGAWELPVDAVRTQYRSVVDDIGVQAVKTGMLSSPVLVEAVAELLAGTDAPVVVDPVSVSKHGDPLLAEDALDAVRTKLLPVATVATPNLDEVAQLTGLAVTDDDGMRRAAARLLSFGPRWVVVKGGHLPGAAVDLLTDGTQEHWLRAPRHDNRHTHGTGCTLASAVAVGLACGLPVPESVRLAKEYVTGAIAAGFALGSGIGPVDHGWRLPGDRSMGAGKTD; encoded by the coding sequence ATGACCGTGCCTGCGAGCGGCGGACGCGTCGCGCCGCCCCGCGTCCTGACCGTCGCCGGATCGGACTCGGGCGGTGGCGCCGGGATCCAGGCCGACCTCAAGACGATGCTGGCGCTCGGTGCCCACGGCATGAGCGTCCTGACGGCCGTCACCGCGCAGAATTCTCTCGGGGTCCAGGGAGCGTGGGAACTCCCCGTCGACGCGGTGCGCACGCAGTACCGCAGCGTCGTGGACGACATCGGCGTCCAGGCGGTCAAGACCGGGATGCTCTCGTCGCCGGTCCTCGTCGAGGCGGTGGCCGAACTGCTCGCCGGCACGGACGCCCCCGTGGTCGTGGACCCGGTGAGCGTCTCCAAGCACGGCGATCCCCTGCTCGCCGAGGACGCGCTGGACGCCGTACGCACGAAGCTGCTGCCGGTCGCGACGGTGGCCACGCCGAATCTGGACGAGGTGGCGCAGCTGACCGGCCTCGCCGTCACGGACGACGACGGCATGCGCCGGGCCGCGGCACGGCTCCTGTCGTTCGGCCCGCGCTGGGTGGTCGTCAAGGGCGGCCACCTGCCCGGGGCGGCCGTGGACCTGCTCACCGACGGCACGCAGGAGCACTGGCTGCGCGCTCCCCGCCACGACAACCGGCACACGCACGGCACGGGTTGCACCCTGGCGTCGGCCGTCGCCGTGGGCCTCGCCTGTGGCCTGCCCGTGCCGGAGTCCGTCCGCCTGGCGAAGGAGTACGTCACGGGGGCGATCGCCGCCGGGTTCGCGCTGGGGTCGGGCATCGGCCCGGTGGACCACGGGTGGCGCCTGCCGGGCGACCGGTCCATGGGTGCCGGGAAAACGGACTGA
- a CDS encoding TetR/AcrR family transcriptional regulator, with translation MQTEASGRTTARRPPDRKARIVAAAARLFRERGYHNVSVADVAAEVGITAPALYRHFRGKPDLLLHVVDTTVNTILESLVAAPDLDSYLRTTANETMDRRGSAVLWQREARHLPEDRRKEQRRALNDVADRIAALIGDERPDLDEPDRQLLAWSVLSVFGSISWHRTSLPRRRFEELLYRLAHAAAHCPLGASTGAEAGTAPGGYAGLAVSRREEILVEAIRLFDERGFQSVSTDDIGEAAGATGPSIYKHFPTKTDLLVAAVMRGGEQRRAGTAQALAKPGTPRQTLDRLLRSYIEFTLSQSHLIGLLIGELDQLPEKERKAARQNQREYLALWVRLLDEVRPGLDTAEARIVVTAVLTVIDNAARTGSTGDRTDLADRLAELGTALLLSENPPA, from the coding sequence ATGCAGACGGAAGCGTCGGGTCGGACGACCGCGCGCAGACCCCCGGACCGCAAGGCGCGGATCGTCGCCGCGGCAGCCCGGCTGTTCCGCGAGCGCGGCTACCACAACGTGTCGGTGGCCGACGTGGCGGCCGAGGTCGGCATCACCGCACCCGCCCTCTACCGGCACTTCCGAGGCAAGCCCGATCTGCTGCTCCACGTCGTGGACACCACGGTCAACACGATCCTGGAGTCCCTCGTCGCGGCTCCGGACCTGGATTCCTACCTCCGCACGACGGCCAACGAGACCATGGACCGTCGCGGCTCGGCCGTCCTGTGGCAGCGCGAGGCCAGGCACCTGCCGGAGGACCGCCGCAAGGAACAGCGCCGCGCTCTAAACGACGTCGCCGACCGGATCGCCGCCCTGATCGGGGACGAGCGCCCGGACCTCGACGAGCCCGACCGCCAACTCCTCGCATGGTCCGTCCTGTCCGTGTTCGGCTCCATCTCCTGGCACCGCACGTCGCTGCCCCGCCGCCGTTTCGAAGAACTCCTCTACCGGCTCGCACACGCCGCCGCGCACTGCCCGCTCGGGGCGAGTACCGGCGCCGAGGCGGGAACTGCGCCGGGTGGATACGCGGGTCTCGCGGTCTCCCGCCGCGAGGAGATCCTCGTCGAGGCGATCCGCCTCTTCGACGAGCGGGGCTTCCAGTCCGTGAGCACCGACGACATCGGCGAGGCCGCCGGAGCGACGGGCCCCAGCATCTACAAGCACTTCCCCACCAAGACCGACCTGCTCGTGGCCGCCGTGATGCGCGGTGGCGAGCAGCGGCGCGCGGGCACGGCACAGGCACTCGCCAAGCCCGGCACCCCGCGTCAGACCCTCGACCGGCTGCTGCGCTCGTACATCGAATTCACCCTGAGTCAAAGCCACTTGATCGGCCTGCTGATCGGTGAACTGGACCAGCTCCCCGAGAAGGAGCGCAAGGCGGCCCGGCAGAATCAGCGGGAGTACCTGGCACTGTGGGTGCGCCTGCTCGACGAGGTGCGCCCCGGACTCGACACCGCCGAGGCCAGGATCGTCGTCACCGCGGTGCTGACGGTCATCGACAACGCGGCCCGTACGGGCTCCACGGGCGACCGCACGGATCTCGCCGACCGCCTCGCCGAACTCGGCACGGCACTGCTCCTGAGCGAGAACCCGCCCGCATAG